Proteins from one Enoplosus armatus isolate fEnoArm2 chromosome 4, fEnoArm2.hap1, whole genome shotgun sequence genomic window:
- the gstt2 gene encoding glutathione S-transferase theta-2 encodes MATRRLVEVYLDLLSQPCRAVHILLNCTKIPHTVRTVALRKGEQRTPDFTKLNPMQKVPVMVDNGFVLTESDAILKYLATKYEVPEHWYPRQPERRAKVDEYTAWHHSNTRPHAAKVFILEVLLPAQSGSQADEVRLIRALSELDDTLDKLESMFLRRQPFLCGDDITVADLLAVCELMQPLGGDRDVLQQRPQLQRWRSRVQSAVGESFNRAHAVLYAVRDRRKAKL; translated from the exons atggcaacgcGCCGGTTGGTGGAGGTGTATTTGGACCTTCTGTCGCAGCCCTGCCGAGCGGTGCACATCCTGCTCAACTGCACCAAAATCCCGCACACAGTCCGCACCGTGGCTCTGAGGAAAG gagagcagaggactCCAGACTTCACGAAGTTGAACCCCATGCAGAAAGTTCCTGTCATGGTGGACAACGGCTTCGTCCTCACAGAGag tgatGCCATCCTGAAGTACCTGGCCACCAAGTACGAAGTCCCGGAGCACTGGTATCCACGGCAACCAGAGAGACGAGCCAAAGTAGACGAATACACCGCCTGGCATCACAGCAACACACGACCACACGCTGCTAAAGTCTTTATActggag GTGCTCCTCCCGGCTCAGTCTGGCTCTCAGGCGGACGAGGTGCGTTTGATTCGTGCTCTCTCTGAGCTCGATGACACTCTGGATAAACTGGAGTCCATGTTTCTTCGCAGACAGCCTTTCCTCTGCGGTGATGACATCACCGTGGCCGACCTGCTGGCCGTCTGTGAGCTCATGCAG cctctgggGGGGGACAGAGACGTTCTGCAGCAGCGTCCTCAGCTGCAGCGTTGGAGGAGCAGAGTTCAGTCGGCCGTCGGTGAATCATTCAACCGAGCTCACGCCGTCCTGTACGCTGTGAGAGACCGCCGCAAAGCCAAGCTGTGA